The genomic interval ATTCATTAAAATAATCTTTATATATTTTAATATCTATAAACTTATCATTAGCTTCCCACGATAACATTTCATCTTTTTTTTCTGATATTTTAAAATTAAAAATAGATCTTGCCTTTTTTACTCCAATTTGATTTTTATTTACATTTATCTTTTGTTGATTTGTGACCGCTAAAATATCACCTTTATCAATTTTAAAATGTATATTTTCAAAATATTTATTAAACTCTTCACTATAAAAATCTTCTATCTTTTCATTTGCAATAACAAATAATACTACTTCAACACAATCATCAACTAGACTTGAGTCAATCTCTAATTCTTTTATATTTTCTTGAAAAATGTATTTTTTTCTAAACCTACTTCTTATACATTCTATATGTAACATATAACTAGCTTTTTTTTCATTAATCAACTTCTTCAAAGTTTTAGATCGTAAATCACTTCTAACCCTAAGCTGTATAATTTCACCATTTTTTTCAAGTGTTATATTTTGATAAAACCTACATTTCTTATAATCATCATTAAAAAATGTTAATACTGGATGTGGGTAATCTCTATCTTTTATCTTCATATCCTTTAACCTCCAATGAACATTTGTTAATTACATCTAATTTAACCTTTAATCTAACCAATTTATTTTTCTTAAAAATTAAAGGACCAATTATAGAACCATTAAACATTATATCCTCTTCACTTTCTATGTATTTTGCCCCAATTATAGTAGCCTTTTCTGCTCTACAATCTTCACCAATAATTTTAACTTCAATCTTAGATTCACAATCATTAGAAGTTTCTATAAAAACTATATATTCATTTACATTACCACTAGAAAAAACTCTACTTTTCTTTATATTTATTTTATTATTATATTTTTTCGACTCTACTTTTTCTTCTTGAATAAACTTTGCGCTTTGCTTATCTATATTTCCTGAAGCCAAATTTTTCTCTTTAATTCCAGTAGATAATCTACTTTCTTCATAAACATCATTATCTCCGCTAGAATAATTAGTTATATTACCATGTTTTAGTGGATCACGAACTTTACCTTGCAGTTCATCTTTTCCTTGAATCCAATTTCCAACTATTGCTCCCTCTTCATTAAAACCTTCGTCTAAATTACTATTCCCTTTTATATTTCCTTTATATTTTACATCATCCAAATTATTCGACTTTTTGCTAGTAATCTTCTTTTCAGACTTTTTCTTTATTTTATTTTCTAATAAAACCAAATCACTTAATATTTTGTTTATACTCTCAGTATCATTAGATGCTTTATCATTTTCAAAATTACTAGGTAATTGTTTTGCAAGTAAGCTAAAATTAAAACTACTTTCGTTGTTCTCACCAATAACATCTTTTATACTCTTTTTAATAAAATCATCTATCTTTTTCATAATTACTTTATTGTATTTTAAATTCCCACTTTTCCCTAAAATAATATCGTCATGGGAAACATTCTCAAGTGATTTTATAAACTTATTTAATCTATTACCATTTAATTTCAATACTCCAATAAAAGATTTTTGAAATCTAAATCCTTTGTCTATTATCTTCATTCCATTGCTTCTCACATATGCAATTTTCTTATCTAACTCTTCTCCTACTAATAAATAGAGTTTAACACTCCCTAATTCTTCTATTTCCTCATTAAAAACTTTCCCTAATTTTAAAACTTCATTATAACTAATTGTTAATCTATCTTTTTTATAATCAAAATATTTATCTATAATTTCTTCAATAGTATCTTTATTAATATTAACATCTTCTATTTCTACTTCTAAATTTCCATTTAAAATTGCAACAAAATAGTTATCAATAGTAGCTTTTATAAAATCTATTTTCCAATCTTCATTTTCATTAAAACCCAACACAAACAGGCTAGTTCCAACTTTATTTCTAATAAAAGTATTATCAAAAATATTAAGTTCTTCGCCTATAAAAGGTCTAAAATTAATATTTTCTCCATTTTCTTCTTCTATTGCTAAATAACCTACTCCTTGTCTATCTATACCATCACTAGTATGACTAGCCCATCTTGATACTCCTTGTAAAGCTAAAACATTTTCATCATCAAGACTTGAATAAATTATTGTTCTAAGCTTAGAACATAGAAAAGGTGCGTTCTTCCCTATTCCAAAAGAACCACCTGCTTCATCACTTTTATTACTTAATCCTGATGTTCCAACTAAATTCTTAAAATCACTTTTTTCTCTACTATTAGCACCCTTTAATCCAGTTGTATTATAATCTGAAATTTCTAAAACGTATATTTCTTCATTATCAAGAATTTTTAGTGCATCTTCAATTATATTTTGAGCTTTTTCACTTTCATCAGATTTTTTGCAACTTTCTAAAGTATTTTTCATACCTTTTATATCAGGTATACTTTTATTATTTAATTTTAATAATTTAAATGAAACTTTTACAGGTAAATTATTATACTTATCTTTTGCATCTAAGGAATTTTGTATGACTTCTTTTACAAGATGCCCATTAGGATTTTTAGAAAAATTCTCCATACCAGAATTATTTATTCCTGTAAATTCACCTCCATATAGATACGGATATATATATTTAACCAAGTTTTTCCCACTTGTTGTATAAGTTTGTTTATTTTTCATAAATTCAAACCTCCTTTTATTTACACTATAAATTCTTACCTTTTAATTATATACCATATAAATTTTTATAAATAAAATAATTTTTATTTTTTCTATAAACAAAAATACTCCCTTTAAAGTAGGTTTTAACAGTTCTTTTTTATACTGTCTACTTTAAAGGAAGCAGTTCAAGGAGAAATCTCTTTTTTATTTTAATGACTTTAATATTTCTTCTGCTATAAGTTTAATAATAGGAACTGAAACAGCATTTCCAGATTGCTTATATAAATGACTTTCTGGATATGCTCTATTATTAAACTTTTCTGGGAATTCATATCCTTCTCCTATTGGGAAACCTTGAAGCTTAAAAGTTTCCTTAGGAGTTAACTTTCTTATACCATCTTTCACTTTAATAAGTGGTACATTATGTCCACCAGTTCCCATATTAGCAGTTAAAGTAGGACATACATTACTCATATTTTTTCTTACGTACATACCTCTTCTAACTTGATAAAACTGATTTTCTTCAATAATGTCTTCAACTAAGTTTATTCTTACCGATTTTCTTTCCTCCTCTGGCATTGCTAGGTATTGTGCTTCTTCTATAAAATAATTTGGATACTTATCTTTAGTATAATAATACTTAATATTTTCTTCTTTATTTATGCTACTATCTAATATATTTTCTATATCTTTAATCCTTTCGTTAGGTGTCTTGGATATAAAATAATCATTTATATTTTCAAACATAGTAAATTTATCCGCTTCTTCTTTGTCTAAAAAACCAACAATATAAATTCTTTCTCTATTTTGAGGTAAATGTGAAAAATTCATAGTATTTAATACTTGTTCTTTAATTATATATCCTACTTTTTCAAGTTCATTTTTAATAACTTTGTATGTATTTCCAGAATCATGACTCATTAGATTCTTAACATTTTCTAAAAGTAAAACCCTAGGCTTTCCATGTAAAGGTTCAAGCATCTTTATTAAATCTATTACGCTCCAGAAAAGATTTCCTCTGTGGTCTTCAAATCCTTTTCTCTGTCCTGCTATACTAAATGCTTGGCATGGAAATCCTCCATTCAAAACATCTATTCTATGACTTAATATTTGTTCTTTCTTTTCTTCATATAGTGTTTTTTCGAACTCACATTTTTCTACTAATTTTCTGAACCTCTCTTTTTCTTTCTCATCTTTAGCACTAGCCATTAATTCTATAAATTCTTCTTTTTCATTTTCAATTATATTAGGATTTAAAATTTTCTCTATATCCCCAACTATTAATTCATGTTTAAAATTATTATTATATGTTGTCGCTGCATATTCATCCATTTCATTAGCCCATACTAATTCATATCCTAAATCATTATAATTAGCCTGTTTAAAACCTAAACAAATGCCGCCTACACCAGCAAATAAACTTCCTACTCTTAATTTTCTTTTAATCATTTGTGTCCACCTTCCTTACCTATACCCCATATACTTCAAAGTTTTATTATAACATATGTATTTATTTTAAGTAATACAAAAAGCAGCATTATGCCGCTTTTTTATTTTCTCCAATAATTTTTAATTTTAATCTTCTAATTTAAATATTTTTTCACCGTTAACATATTGAAAAAATTGTGGTGGATAAAACTTATCGATATACTCTCTTGGATCAATCGGCTTTTCTAACCATTTAAAATTTCCAACTTTCAATGCATATACTAAATTCTTTCCCTCAAAGTAATTCATAAGACTATCTTTTGTACTACTTGAATCTTGTCCACACCTATTCCAAACATCTTCTGGACTTCCTTCTATAATCTGAATAACATCAAATGTAGCCACTATCTTTTTTATTGGTACAGTTGCATATACATATGCTTTTTTTTACTGTTTTATCTTTATAAATACATCTTCTGAACTCAAACTTTTTAACTCCAGAAGCAATATTTTAGGGTAAAGCGATGAAATTATATCCATTTTCCTCCTATACATTAACTAGGGATGGAAATATATCCTTAATTATTTTCTCTTGATACTCATATATTTCTTTATTTTCTACTAACTCTCTAATGTTCACAGGTTCTGAATTAGATTTTAATTCAAAATCTATTGTCATATTGTTATCCACCCAGAATTTAGGTCTTAATCTTAATTCAATTCTCTTTTTTGATTTATATATCTTAACACTTCCATAATTCTCATCTATAAAATTGTTTATAAAAACACTATTACTAGTGACTTTTCCTACCCCTATATCTTTAAGCTTATCTATATCAACCTCCATAGCACAAAGTCTAAAAGTAGTTCCAGCTCTTAATATAAATATATAATATATATTTTCTACATTTTGTTCTTCTTTTACCTTATTTAATTTATTGTATATAATTTCTTTCCAACCATCTACAATTTCATCAAATCTCTTATTTTCAAACATAGTATCTAAAGAATCCCCAGTATCTTTGAAATTTTGGGCTAAAGATGTTTCTCCTGATTCAGAATCTGTTAAGTTTCCCTTTTTAGAAATCTTGCATGAAAGCATTTTTATATCTGCTCCAAATTCACCTTCTTTTATTACATCTACACCATAATTTCCTGCACCAACTGGTAAAGCCCCAATAGCTTGTACAACCCATTGTTCTAGATGTTCTTTAGGAACTTGTATAGGTAATATATCTTGTCCTATTATTCTTTCTGGTTGTGAAAACATTGCTTTTCTCATAAAAAATTCTAAAACTTGAATTGATGTTTCATCAAAAATCTCTTTAAGTTCTTCTAAATTAAAAGGTCTTAATACCATAACACACCTCTTCTTATTATTTTTTTCACTATATCATCTCAAATATATTCTATAATATTCAAGTCCTTCAGTAAAACATTCCAATTATTTTTAAAATTAATTGTTTTAACATAAATATATTTAGATTTAATTATATATTCACTATTAATGTTATAGTCTACAGTTGGATATAAAAGCATTCCTTTACCCACCCTCAAAATCACTATTATTTACATAAGCTAATATTTGATATAGATGGCTTGTTATTATTTTCTTTCTACTTTCCTATCCGCTTGAAACTAATGTTTCTTCATAATATTTTGCATCTATTATTAATTGAGTTTTTTCTATCTTATTTTCTATTACAATATAAGTTCTTATTTCTGGAAATAATTCTAAAGCTTCTTCATCTATTTCTCCCGTAAGTTTCCACTTTATCTTTGGAGAATAAACCTTATAAACTTTACTATCTAAATTTACTTTATAGAAATTCAAAATAAACTTTTCATATATTATGTATTAATGATATAATTAACACATTGAATTGCGGTGGTTGTCTTCGGACTACACCTAAGAGAATTGGATGCGTCCGATTCTCTTTTATTTTTATTAAATACACTATATAAATACTATCTTCTCAATAATATTAAATAATCCTCTCTCACACGCTACTCTCTTTTCTCCTCACTAAGTCCATCAACATACTCCTTAGCTTCCTTTAGGCCAAGGCCTGTAATCTCTCTGCACCTTCTTACAGCTTGGACGTTTTTTCCTTCTGAAAGCAACCTCTTTAATTCCTCCTTTTCTTCCTTTGTTACTATCTCAGTTACTCCTACATTTTCAGCAATCCTATTTAAAGTTCCTCTCATAAGTTTAACTTCATTTCTTAGCTGACCTACTGAAGCAATTAAAAACATAAATGCTCCAAAGCCTAAAATCATCCATCCCATATCAATAGTCATCTTTTTCCCCCTCCTAAGTTCTAACTTTTCTTCATATTAATAGAGCCATAGGCATTTTCAGCCTCTCTATATAACTTCTTATAGCCTGAGCCCACTTCATTTTTCTGCAATATATTTGAAAGTAGCCATGTATTCTCAATATACACAAACTTCCAATACTCAAAGTCACTTCTGCTATAATTATCATTTCCCTCTATTATACTTCTTTTCCCCTTTGTATTAACTATGTAATCTATCATGGAGAAATTAACCTCAACCCAAATAAATCCCCATTGCTTTTCATCCCCCTCAAAGAGACTTATTATTCTACACCCCTTAAACTGAATATCCTTTAAAACATTTTTCTTATTTTCCCTCTTAAGCTCCTCTAAAACCTTAAGATGCTTATTATATAATGAAGTTGTAAGTAAACTCTCTACCCTTTCATATTCATCATCATTCCAAGCATACTGAATACTATAAAAGGTATCCTCCACAACAGATTTTATATAATTAATATTCCAGCAAGGATCCTTTAAGGCTAACTCCTTTAGCTTGTCACTTTTACGCTTAACCACTTTACTATACCTATCCATCTCAACAAACATTAAAACTCCCCCTCCAGACAGCAAGAAAAAAGCTACTGATCCAAAAAGAAGTTTATGTTCCTTTATAAATGTAAAATCTACACCACTAGACCCATTTCCCCCACCACTACTGCTATTTGCGGAGTTAAAACTGACACCACCGCCTCCTCCACCTCCACCGCCTCCTCCTGCTCTTGCATAAATAGGCTGTGAAGGCACTATTAATACTAATATAAATAAAATTTCTATAATTCTTCTTAAAAACTTTTTATTCCTCATTAACCTCTTCCTTTTCCTACCTTAATATTACCCTTTACAACGCAAATAAACCTTTAAACATTTCCATAAAGTATATTACATATTTTAACTACTTCTCCATTTACATTCATAACTATAGATTTCCTTAGTATTCCTTCCCTTTCTTTAATAGAAGAAATATCCTCATATAAAAAGCTTTCTGTATGCCAAAAGCCTAAATTCAACTCATAAAAAAACACTCTTTTATTTGCTATAATGAGTATCCCTTATCTATATCCTCTTCTTCATACAAAAGTTAAAAGAGAACCTAGCTTCACTCCATGCTGTTCTTTAATAACCTTTTCTGCATACAAAAGCTAAAAAAGAACACTTTAAATAACATAATGGTCTTTCACCACATAATCAAGTTTCTTAATTGCTTCATCATAAAATTTACTCATTAAAAATCACCCCATAAACCCCCATAATATTACTAATATTATATAACAAAACTGTTAATAATTTAAATTTATTACTCTTTATTCTTATAACCCTTCCCTATAAATTTTTTATAACTTTCTTTAATTACATACTCATTTAAGACAATAAAATAACTCATATATGTAAGATAAAGCTTTATAACTTTTTTCAAAATTATACACTCACTCTAAAAATTTAACTAAATCTCCCTTTAAGCTTAAAGCATAGTCTCTTAACTCCTTATTAATCCACATATACAAACCATCTCAATCCTCCCTAAAGTTTCAATCACACTAAATTATTATTCATCATAGTTTATTATATATGGACAGTACTGTTAATTAATAAAAGCCCTAAACTTCTTTCATAAAAAATAGTCTTAGATTAAGCCTTAGGAGGGAATAAAGGTGAAATTACATGAAGCTAAAATATTGTCAACTGTTAAGGTAATTGACATAAAGGCACAGGGAGAACTAAGGAGAAGATTTTTTGACTTAGGAATAATAGAAGGAACAGATATAAAAGTTTTATATGCTGGTCCCTTTGGTGACCCTAGAGCCTATTTAATAAGAGGAACTGTAATAGCCATAAGGGAAGAAGAATGTGAAGAGATAGAAGTAATTTAATAGTAGGAGAAAAAGATATGAGTTTAAACAAAAATTCTACTGGAATTAGCTTATTATCTAAAGACAAATCAAAAGGAAACACCAAGGAAGACTATGTTGTAGCATTAGCAGGAAACCCCAATGTAGGTAAAAGTACAGTTTTTAATGCTCTAACTGGTTTAAATCAACATACTGGAAACTGGCCTGGAAAAACAGTAGCTAAAGCAGAAGGATACTATGAATTTAAGGATTCAACCATAAAGATAGTAGATTTACCTGGAACATACTCATTGCTATCAAATTCAGAAGAAGAAGAAATTGCAAGGGATTATATATGCTTTAATGATCCAGATATAGTGGTTGTTGTGGCTGATGCAACCTCCCTAGAAAGGAATCTAAACCTTTTTATACAAATATCTGAAATAACAGAAAAGGCAATCCTCTGCGTAAACTTAACTGATGAAGCAGAAAAAAATAACATAAAAATAGATTTAGATTTGTTATCAAAGGAATTAAATTCCACTATTCTTTCCTCCTCTGCTAGAAATGGAGTTGGCATAGAAGAATTAAAAGAAGCCATCTTTAAAGAAATCACCCTAAAAGTTTCCAAAAAAAATGCAATAAATTATGATTCTCCTATAGAAAAAGTAATAGAAGAAATAGAAATCATACTAGATGAAACCCTTGAAGTTCATAAAAGAAAGAAAAGATGGATAGCCCTTAGAATGCTAGAAGGAAATACAAGCATCTTAAAATCCTTATACAATAAATATAATATTCAAGAAAAGTATATAAATATGATAAGTAAAATAAAAGATGAGCTTAATAAAAATTATAAGGATGAATTAGTAGAAGATATAATAATAAAATCCATAATAAAAGAAGCTGAAAGAATAGGAAATAAGGTTGTTAAAGGTGGAGAAGAATATACTGACTTCCAGAGAAAAATAGATAAAATACTTGTGTCAAAATCAACAGGAATACCTATTATGATAATGACCCTATTAGTTGTCTTATGGATAACCATAACCTTAGCAAATTACCCATCTGAAATGCTTGCTAATATGTTCGCCCATGGAGAAATTTACATTAGAGACTTCTTCTCTGGACTAAACTTACCTTCTTGGATATCAGGAATATTAATAGACGGCATTTATGTTACTTTAGCTTGGGTAATTTCAGTAATGCTACCTCCTATGGCAATTTTCTTCCCTATGTTCACTCTCTTAGAGGACTTAGGATACTTGCCAAGAATAGCATTTAACCTAGACAAATGTTTTAAGAAATGCTGTGCCTGTGGTAAACAAGCCCTTACCATGTGTATGGGACTTGGATGCAATGCAGCAGGAATCATAGGATGTAGAATAATTAACTCTCCTAGAGAAAGGATTATAGCTATACTAACCAATGCCTTTATGCCTTGTAATGGAAGATTTCCTATGCTAATTTCCATAGCAGCCATATTCATAGGTGGAATATCTGTAGGAATAAAAGAAAGTTTTATATCAGCCCTTACAGTAACTGTAGTTATAATTTTAGGAGTCTTAATGACATTACTAGTATCAAAAATCCTATCAAAGACAATACTAAAAGGAATGCCTTCAAACTTTATATTAGAACTACCTCCATATAGAAAACCTCAAGTAGGAAAGGTCATAGTAAGATCAATATTTGATAGAACTCTATATGTTTTAGGTAGAGCCATAGCAATTGCAGCTCCAGCAGGGGCAGTTATATGGATATTCTCTAATATAATGATTGGTGATGCCTCAATCCTAACAATATGTGCTGACTATTTAAGTCCACTTGCCAATGCCATAGGGGTAGATGGATATATATTAATGGCCTTTATTTTAGGATTACCAGCAAATGAAATAGTAATGCCTATAATAATAATGAGCTATTTGAGAGCCACCACAATGTTAGAATTAGATAATCTATATGAGCTTAAAGAATTATTAGTTGCTAATGGATGGACAATCCTAACTGCAATTAATGTTATGATACTATGCCTAATGCACTACCCTTGTGGTACAACCCTCTGGACAATCAAAAAGGAAACTAAGAGCTTTAAATGGACAGCCCTAAGCTTCCTAATCCCAACAGTGGCAGGCATAGTTATTTGCTTCATCACCACTCAGCTTTGGAGGCTCTTTGCCTAAAAAACTAAAAAATCCAAATTTAATAAAAAAGCTTAAAACTCAAGAATTAAAAAACCATAAAAATTAAAACCATAAAACCTCAAAAGGTTAAAATTCTAAAAACTTACTTTTAAATTAGAGCTTTGCTTGAAAAGGAAACCCATATTTTCTTTCAAGTAAATGCTCTATTTTAAATTAAAACTTTACTTTAAAACCTAAAACTTACTTTTAAATTAAGACCTTGCTTTAAAATCTAAAAACTAATTGTTTTTTTGCTGTATAATATATTTAATTATAAACACTGTTTAGAGAAAAAAATTTATTTTAAAGGGGATAGGTATATGAATGTAGGTATGATAGCATGTTTAACCTTAGGTATATTTTTCTTAATTTTTTCAATCTGCTTTGCTATTTTAAAAGAAAAAGGAGCAATCCTTGTTAGTGGATTCAACTCATTTTCCAAAGCTGAAAGGGAAAAATATGATCAAAAAAGAATAAGCCTAGATATGAGAAACTCTTTTTTCCTATGGGCAATGATTTTATTTATAGGGGCACTCTTCTCCTATTTTGTAAGCCAATATTGTGCAATTATAGCCTTTATTATTTGGCTAATTCTCTTCTTTAAAGATGTCCATATTAGCGCAACAAAGGCCTTCGAAAAATATAAATTATAAATTTTACTTTTAAATGTATAAAATTCTTATTTATGTCTATAATCAAGATATAAAACACCAATAAAAATTTTTAAAGTCATAAATTAACTTTTATAAAACCACAAGTTAACCTTATTTAGGTTGGTTTTATTGCTCCTAAAATGACCAAAGACTAGTTATTTTTTATTAACTAGTCTTTTTTATTGTTATCTATACTTTTTTAATTTCATCCAAATATACATCGCTTTACAATGTATTTCCCAAGATTATTTCTCTTAAATTTTCCTTATACCTAAATGAATTTTATTGAATTTATATATTATTGAAATTATAAGCCATAAATTCTGTATAATAAAAACATAAACTATTGGACAAGTTTATTTAATTTTACAAAAAATACAATCTTTACAAAGGAGATTCTCATTAGTTGATAAAAATATAATTAAATATAGTCTAATATGATATAATATAGTCACAAAAGCATGTGATTATATGATTAAACATTATAAGCCTAAAGAATTTGCAGAATTATTAAATTTATCAATTATTACATTACAAAGATAGGATAATAAGGGAAAATTAAAGGCATTTAGAAATCCTATAAATACAAGGTAATACACTTATGAACAGTATCTTGAGCATATAGGAAAACATAAAGAAACAGATAGTAGAAAAATAATTATTTATACACGAGTTTCAACTTCTAACCTAAAATGTGATTTAAAAAATCAAGTAGAATTTTTTAGATAATATTTTAATGATAAAGGAATAATATTAGATGAAGTTATTAAAGTTTTAAGAAAAAGGTTAGAGAGGATGAAGAAGTTGAAAAGGGCTTACAAGGTGGAGATTAATCCTACTGATGAACAAAAGTCTAAAATACACCAAACTATTGGTGTATCAAGATTTGTGTATAACTTTTATATTGCTCATAATAAAGAAGTTTATGAGAAAGAAGGAAAGTTTGTAAGTGGTATGGATTTTTCAAAATGGTTAAATAATGAATATATCCCTAAAAATCAAGATATGAAATGGATTAAAGAGGTATCTTCAAAAGCTACTAAACAAGCTATTATGAATGGAGATAAAGCTTTTAGAGATTTCTTTAAAAAAGCTAAGGGTTTTCCAAAATTTAAGAAAAAGAAAAATCAAGATGTAAAAGCTTATTTTCCTAAGAATAATAAGACCGATTGGACTATTGAAAGACATAGGGTCAAAATACCAACTTTAGGATGGGTTAGACTAAAAGAATTTGGATATATACCAACTAATTCAATAGTTAAAAGTGGTACAGTAAGTCAAAAAGCTGATAGATATTATGTATCTATATTGGTTGAAGAAACAGATATAAAAATATCTAATAGTAATATAGGTATAAAAATATTTAATCATAATAATGAAGGGATAGGGATTGATTTAGGTATAAAAGATTTTGCAATATGTTCAAATGGCAATAAATTTAAAAATATAAATAAAACTTCAACGTTTAAGAAAATCGAAAAGAAGTTAAAAAGAGAGCAAAGAAAACTTTCAAGGAAATATAAAGATTTAAAAATAAGAAATAAAAATATAAAAGAAGGGAGAGCTACTGGTCAAAATATCCAAAAACAAGTAGTAAAAGTACAAAAACTTCATCAGAGATTAAGAAATATAAGAACTGATTATATAAATAAAACAGTATTTTCAATTATAAAGCAAAAACCAAGCTATATAACAATTGAAGATTTAAATGTTAAAGGAATGATGAAGAATAAACATTTATCTAAAGCTATTGCAAGTCAGAAGTTTTTTGAATTTAAAACTAAGTTAACAGTTAAATGTAAAGAAAATCATATAGAACTTAGAATAGTTGATAGATTTTATCCATCAAGTAAAACTTGTAGTAGTTGTGGAAAGGTTAAGAGGGATTTAAAACTATCTGATAGAATTTATAAATGCGATTGCGGATTTACTATTGATAGAGATTTAAATGCAAGTATTAATCTTAAAAATGCTAAAGAATATAAGATAGCTTAAAATCAAAAGTACTTATATATGTACGGAGGGCTAACTTCGGAATTTAAGCCTTTGGAGAGCCATAAAAAATCGTAGTAGCTTAGGCAAGGCGAGGCTCTATGAAGAAGGAATAATCTCGATATGGATATATTTGACCATATTTTGAGTAGCAGGAATTTTAATGTCTAAAAATCAAATTGAACTTATAACAGCATTAATTTTATTGTCATTATATTTAATAGCTCTTATAGTATTAAGGTTTGGATTTAAAATCAAAAGAAATGTAAAACTAGAAGGTAAAATAAGAAAAACCTTACCAAAGGCCTACAGCTATATCTATATATTTTTATTAATTATAGGCTTTGCAGAATATGTATTTTTAAAAGGGAAAATCAACTTACTCTTAATAATACTGTTAGGTGATCAACTAGTATTATCAAGTAGACTTTTAAAAGAAACTAAAAATTCAAAGGAAAAATACTATGACTATTTTTCCATAGGCTTTAGCTCCATAGCTATAGTTTTATTAATAATAAACATGATATTTTTTTAGGAAATAAAAGACCTTTATAAGATTTATAAATCTTTATAAATTTTATGTTTTTCTAAGCTTAATTGGGTTAATTTTATTTTTGGTGGTAAAATTTATGAAGGAAAAAACAGCAGAATATATTAA from Clostridium perfringens carries:
- a CDS encoding DUF3784 domain-containing protein; the encoded protein is MNVGMIACLTLGIFFLIFSICFAILKEKGAILVSGFNSFSKAEREKYDQKRISLDMRNSFFLWAMILFIGALFSYFVSQYCAIIAFIIWLILFFKDVHISATKAFEKYKL
- a CDS encoding Tim44 domain-containing protein, yielding MRNKKFLRRIIEILFILVLIVPSQPIYARAGGGGGGGGGGGVSFNSANSSSGGGNGSSGVDFTFIKEHKLLFGSVAFFLLSGGGVLMFVEMDRYSKVVKRKSDKLKELALKDPCWNINYIKSVVEDTFYSIQYAWNDDEYERVESLLTTSLYNKHLKVLEELKRENKKNVLKDIQFKGCRIISLFEGDEKQWGFIWVEVNFSMIDYIVNTKGKRSIIEGNDNYSRSDFEYWKFVYIENTWLLSNILQKNEVGSGYKKLYREAENAYGSINMKKS
- a CDS encoding RNA-guided endonuclease InsQ/TnpB family protein; amino-acid sequence: MKRAYKVEINPTDEQKSKIHQTIGVSRFVYNFYIAHNKEVYEKEGKFVSGMDFSKWLNNEYIPKNQDMKWIKEVSSKATKQAIMNGDKAFRDFFKKAKGFPKFKKKKNQDVKAYFPKNNKTDWTIERHRVKIPTLGWVRLKEFGYIPTNSIVKSGTVSQKADRYYVSILVEETDIKISNSNIGIKIFNHNNEGIGIDLGIKDFAICSNGNKFKNINKTSTFKKIEKKLKREQRKLSRKYKDLKIRNKNIKEGRATGQNIQKQVVKVQKLHQRLRNIRTDYINKTVFSIIKQKPSYITIEDLNVKGMMKNKHLSKAIASQKFFEFKTKLTVKCKENHIELRIVDRFYPSSKTCSSCGKVKRDLKLSDRIYKCDCGFTIDRDLNASINLKNAKEYKIA
- the feoB gene encoding ferrous iron transport protein B; this encodes MSLNKNSTGISLLSKDKSKGNTKEDYVVALAGNPNVGKSTVFNALTGLNQHTGNWPGKTVAKAEGYYEFKDSTIKIVDLPGTYSLLSNSEEEEIARDYICFNDPDIVVVVADATSLERNLNLFIQISEITEKAILCVNLTDEAEKNNIKIDLDLLSKELNSTILSSSARNGVGIEELKEAIFKEITLKVSKKNAINYDSPIEKVIEEIEIILDETLEVHKRKKRWIALRMLEGNTSILKSLYNKYNIQEKYINMISKIKDELNKNYKDELVEDIIIKSIIKEAERIGNKVVKGGEEYTDFQRKIDKILVSKSTGIPIMIMTLLVVLWITITLANYPSEMLANMFAHGEIYIRDFFSGLNLPSWISGILIDGIYVTLAWVISVMLPPMAIFFPMFTLLEDLGYLPRIAFNLDKCFKKCCACGKQALTMCMGLGCNAAGIIGCRIINSPRERIIAILTNAFMPCNGRFPMLISIAAIFIGGISVGIKESFISALTVTVVIILGVLMTLLVSKILSKTILKGMPSNFILELPPYRKPQVGKVIVRSIFDRTLYVLGRAIAIAAPAGAVIWIFSNIMIGDASILTICADYLSPLANAIGVDGYILMAFILGLPANEIVMPIIIMSYLRATTMLELDNLYELKELLVANGWTILTAINVMILCLMHYPCGTTLWTIKKETKSFKWTALSFLIPTVAGIVICFITTQLWRLFA
- a CDS encoding ribosomal protein L7/L12, translated to MGWMILGFGAFMFLIASVGQLRNEVKLMRGTLNRIAENVGVTEIVTKEEKEELKRLLSEGKNVQAVRRCREITGLGLKEAKEYVDGLSEEKRE
- a CDS encoding FeoA family protein — translated: MKLHEAKILSTVKVIDIKAQGELRRRFFDLGIIEGTDIKVLYAGPFGDPRAYLIRGTVIAIREEECEEIEVI
- the dcm gene encoding DNA (cytosine-5-)-methyltransferase; the encoded protein is MIKRKLRVGSLFAGVGGICLGFKQANYNDLGYELVWANEMDEYAATTYNNNFKHELIVGDIEKILNPNIIENEKEEFIELMASAKDEKEKERFRKLVEKCEFEKTLYEEKKEQILSHRIDVLNGGFPCQAFSIAGQRKGFEDHRGNLFWSVIDLIKMLEPLHGKPRVLLLENVKNLMSHDSGNTYKVIKNELEKVGYIIKEQVLNTMNFSHLPQNRERIYIVGFLDKEEADKFTMFENINDYFISKTPNERIKDIENILDSSINKEENIKYYYTKDKYPNYFIEEAQYLAMPEEERKSVRINLVEDIIEENQFYQVRRGMYVRKNMSNVCPTLTANMGTGGHNVPLIKVKDGIRKLTPKETFKLQGFPIGEGYEFPEKFNNRAYPESHLYKQSGNAVSVPIIKLIAEEILKSLK